A window of the Gossypium arboreum isolate Shixiya-1 chromosome 2, ASM2569848v2, whole genome shotgun sequence genome harbors these coding sequences:
- the LOC128283701 gene encoding uncharacterized protein LOC128283701: MELSRSLTQPISLLPTISFFTPHPSFRPHLRPLPPSRTTAYCLHSRVLCFNNNPLLKAKASEETSDGEAAVEEVAAVEMNVYDEKLTVEKLKEEPLAFQFSEKLNIKVDFSYFLFP, from the exons ATGGAGCTCTCTAGAAGCCTCACCCAACCCATTTCCCTGCTCCCTACCATCAGCTTCTTCACCCCACATCCCTCTTTCCGTCCCCATCTCCGCCCACTCCCGCCGTCTCGCACCACCGCCTACTGCCTCCATTCAC gGGTTTTGTGTTTTAATAATAACCCGTTGCTTAAAGCAAAAGCATCGGAAGAAACCTCGGACGGGGAGGCCGCAGTTGAAGAAGTTGCAGCGGTTGAAATGAATGTGTACGATGAAAAGCTGACAGTGGAAAAACTTAAAGAAGAGCCTTTGGCGTTTCAGTTTTCAGAGAAACTGAATATAAAGGTTGATTTCAGTTATTTTCTGTTCCCTTAA